Proteins encoded in a region of the Deferribacterota bacterium genome:
- a CDS encoding cytochrome B6, with amino-acid sequence MIKIKLLFVTMLVSICLMLSTSYLKADEVKSGFTSVPTVDFEKAYKKLSAEKKYYMQRQKKLLNERYDLSNIPSKDITMSRGKPIQTGVRVKLPKGVKSFEELSKMTPEEIKEKGLFPKGFLPLPHAKHEAGGQVYPQMQIDEIKKQEGRDLSRFDIEYDIPEHFLPEFPPAIYLTTRPDLGDVSKGELVTIKNYYRLFKDILTPKQLEGLRLLVTAFPQQEFNMTDDRKSKEPSRGVACFDCHANGHTNGAFHLEQSVRPHPYRMRIDTPTLRGVNIQRLFGSKRALKSVEDFTEFEQRGAYFDGDIVIATKKGVNVLERGSQVHAMAEFQEILDFPPAPKLNVYGKLIKEKATPAELRGQELFFGKAECSKCHTPPFYTDNLMYDLKVERFYKDTSYNGKKASAEGLIKNFPLRGLKDSPPYLHDGRLLTIEDTVEFFNLILELKLTKSEKSDLVAFLRCL; translated from the coding sequence ATGATTAAAATTAAACTTTTGTTTGTAACAATGTTAGTATCAATATGTTTGATGTTATCAACTAGTTATTTAAAAGCTGATGAAGTTAAAAGTGGTTTTACTTCTGTGCCAACTGTAGATTTTGAAAAGGCTTATAAGAAGCTGAGTGCAGAAAAAAAATATTATATGCAAAGACAGAAAAAATTACTTAATGAACGCTATGATCTTTCAAATATACCTTCAAAAGACATCACCATGTCTAGAGGTAAGCCTATACAAACTGGCGTTAGGGTAAAGCTTCCAAAGGGTGTGAAAAGCTTTGAAGAGTTATCTAAAATGACTCCAGAGGAAATAAAGGAAAAAGGTTTGTTCCCTAAAGGTTTTTTGCCGCTACCACATGCAAAACATGAAGCAGGAGGGCAAGTATATCCTCAAATGCAAATTGATGAAATCAAGAAACAAGAAGGGCGTGATTTGTCACGTTTTGATATTGAGTATGATATACCAGAACATTTTTTGCCTGAATTCCCACCTGCGATCTACTTGACTACAAGACCAGATTTAGGTGATGTGTCTAAAGGTGAATTAGTGACAATTAAAAATTATTATAGATTATTTAAAGATATATTAACGCCAAAACAATTGGAAGGCTTGCGATTGTTAGTTACTGCCTTTCCACAACAAGAATTTAATATGACTGATGATAGAAAATCAAAAGAACCTTCAAGAGGAGTTGCATGTTTTGATTGTCATGCAAATGGGCATACAAATGGGGCTTTCCACTTAGAGCAATCAGTTAGACCCCATCCATATAGAATGAGAATTGACACCCCAACGTTAAGAGGGGTTAATATACAACGGCTATTTGGTTCTAAAAGAGCTTTAAAAAGTGTAGAAGATTTTACTGAATTTGAGCAAAGAGGGGCCTATTTTGATGGTGATATAGTTATAGCAACAAAAAAGGGAGTAAATGTACTTGAAAGGGGAAGTCAGGTACATGCAATGGCAGAGTTTCAAGAGATTTTAGATTTCCCCCCAGCTCCTAAACTAAATGTTTATGGTAAATTAATAAAAGAAAAGGCAACTCCCGCTGAATTGAGGGGTCAGGAGCTCTTTTTTGGAAAGGCGGAATGCTCTAAGTGTCATACCCCACCATTTTATACTGATAACCTTATGTATGATCTAAAAGTAGAGAGATTTTATAAAGATACATCATATAATGGTAAAAAAGCTTCTGCTGAAGGCTTAATTAAAAACTTTCCACTTAGAGGGCTTAAAGATTCTCCGCCATATTTACATGATGGTAGATTGCTTACAATTGAAGATACTGTAGAGTTTTTTAATTTGATATTAGAACTTAAACTAACAAAAAGCGAGAAAAGTGATTTAGTAGCTTTTTTGAGATGTCTATAA
- a CDS encoding sodium-dependent transporter: MKKKRAEFSNFFGFVLVSAGSSIGLGNIWRFPYLTGVSGGGIFVLIYAITMFTIGVSILLVEFIIGRHGRANAVKSYEKFNSKFKYLGYLNVFTSFIILSFYSVVGGFTIYYFINSLTGNIVNTDINYSEFFNNFVTDPYSIIFCTFLFLFFTIFIVIQGINKGIERYSRIMMSIMFILIIILMFRSLTLENAIEGIKWYLKPNFSMINKTTILAALGQVFFTLSVGLSTMLTYSSYLSKKEYLPKAAAMVAFLDFFISIISGFIIFPAVFSFGLNPASGVNLVFITLPEVFSAMPVGIIFSILFFLFLTFASITSSISMMEVAITYFTETFNINRRRISLFYGLAVFLLSIPAALSFNVLGELKVLGLNIFDLFEYFCANISLPLGGLMCAILVGWFSNKKQIYNLYSNEGVYKADLFIFWYNLVKYVVPPIIILIWINSIFI; this comes from the coding sequence ATGAAAAAGAAAAGAGCTGAGTTTTCAAATTTTTTTGGGTTTGTCTTAGTTTCTGCTGGCTCATCTATAGGTTTGGGAAATATTTGGAGATTCCCTTACCTAACAGGAGTCTCTGGTGGTGGTATATTTGTGTTAATCTATGCTATTACAATGTTTACAATAGGCGTATCAATATTGCTTGTTGAATTTATTATAGGTAGACATGGTAGAGCAAATGCAGTTAAGAGTTATGAAAAATTTAATAGTAAATTTAAGTATTTAGGCTATTTAAATGTATTTACTTCTTTTATAATATTATCTTTTTATTCTGTTGTTGGTGGTTTTACTATTTATTATTTTATTAATTCCCTAACTGGCAATATAGTTAATACAGACATAAACTATAGTGAATTTTTTAATAATTTTGTTACTGATCCATATAGTATAATATTTTGCACTTTTTTGTTTCTCTTCTTCACAATATTTATTGTAATACAAGGGATAAATAAAGGTATTGAGCGATATAGCAGAATTATGATGTCCATTATGTTTATTCTTATAATTATTTTAATGTTTCGTTCATTAACACTTGAAAATGCCATAGAAGGGATAAAATGGTACTTAAAACCTAACTTCTCTATGATAAATAAAACAACAATCTTAGCAGCATTGGGTCAAGTATTTTTTACTCTCTCTGTTGGACTATCAACAATGCTTACCTATAGTTCTTATCTATCAAAAAAAGAATACCTACCTAAAGCTGCAGCAATGGTTGCATTTTTGGATTTTTTTATATCGATTATATCGGGTTTTATAATTTTTCCTGCTGTATTTTCTTTCGGATTAAACCCAGCCTCAGGTGTAAATTTAGTTTTTATAACCTTACCAGAGGTTTTCTCTGCTATGCCAGTAGGTATTATATTTTCAATACTTTTCTTCTTATTCCTCACATTTGCCTCAATAACATCATCAATCTCTATGATGGAGGTCGCTATAACCTATTTTACTGAAACTTTTAATATTAATAGAAGAAGAATATCTCTTTTTTATGGTCTAGCAGTATTTTTACTCTCAATTCCAGCGGCACTTAGTTTTAATGTTTTAGGTGAGCTTAAAGTCTTAGGCCTAAACATCTTTGATCTATTTGAATATTTTTGTGCCAATATATCACTACCACTTGGTGGATTAATGTGTGCAATACTCGTTGGATGGTTTTCAAATAAAAAACAAATCTATAATCTCTACTCAAATGAGGGGGTTTATAAAGCTGACTTATTTATATTTTGGTACAACTTAGTAAAATATGTCGTACCACCTATAATTATTTTGATATGGATTAATTCAATATTTATATAA
- a CDS encoding mannose-1-phosphate guanylyltransferase/mannose-6-phosphate isomerase: MHIIVLAGGQGTRLWPASRKNFPKQFLRLFSNKPLISETLERLGNFDNMLIATNREQKFILNRFLSRDFNNIDIIDEPSMRNTLPAIALSVRYLKEKYDLKEKSIIFVTPSDHVIKPQEKFIDTIKKAEISAQEGYIVTMGIKPTKPSTGYGYIEIGSNIRDKTYKINRFIEKPSYEKARELIKNNKYYWNSGMFMFPLYVFEEELETYEKNIFSIYNKGYDYMLSNYKMLTNISIDYAIMEKTEKAACVVAELDWSDIGSWDSVYEVKEKDSEGNAIKGNALTNNTSNSLIYNESSKKLITAVDVKDLLIVDTPDALLIAKRGSSQKVKDIVNNIKYNNEELVNFHTKVYRPWGTYQVLDEDENFKVKRIEVFRGEKLSLQLHKHRDEHWTVVKGEGVVTLNNDKIKVKENSKIFIEKNTKHTIENTGDATLTFIEVQCGSYLGEDDIVRFEDKYGRV, from the coding sequence ATGCATATAATAGTATTAGCAGGGGGGCAGGGGACAAGGTTATGGCCTGCTTCTAGAAAAAACTTTCCAAAACAATTTTTAAGGTTATTTAGTAACAAACCGTTAATTTCTGAGACTTTAGAGAGATTGGGCAACTTTGATAATATGTTAATTGCAACAAATAGAGAGCAGAAGTTTATATTAAATAGATTTTTGAGCAGAGATTTCAATAACATTGATATTATAGATGAACCATCTATGAGGAATACATTGCCAGCTATTGCATTATCAGTAAGGTACTTAAAGGAAAAATATGATCTAAAGGAAAAAAGTATTATTTTTGTTACACCTTCTGACCATGTAATAAAACCACAAGAGAAGTTTATAGATACTATCAAAAAGGCTGAAATTTCTGCGCAAGAGGGATATATAGTTACAATGGGAATCAAACCAACTAAACCAAGCACAGGTTATGGATATATTGAAATTGGAAGTAATATCAGAGATAAAACCTATAAAATTAATAGATTTATTGAAAAGCCTTCTTATGAAAAGGCAAGAGAGTTGATAAAAAATAATAAATATTACTGGAATTCAGGTATGTTTATGTTCCCATTATATGTTTTTGAAGAAGAGTTAGAAACCTATGAAAAGAATATTTTTAGTATATATAACAAAGGCTACGATTATATGTTAAGCAATTACAAGATGCTTACTAATATATCAATAGATTATGCAATAATGGAAAAAACAGAAAAGGCTGCTTGTGTAGTTGCTGAATTAGATTGGAGTGATATTGGTTCGTGGGATTCTGTCTATGAAGTAAAGGAAAAGGATAGTGAAGGGAATGCAATTAAAGGTAATGCTTTAACAAATAATACCTCTAATTCACTAATCTATAATGAGTCTTCTAAAAAATTGATTACAGCTGTAGATGTGAAAGATTTATTGATTGTTGATACCCCTGATGCTTTGTTAATTGCAAAGCGTGGCTCTAGCCAAAAAGTAAAGGATATTGTTAATAATATTAAATATAATAATGAAGAATTAGTAAATTTTCATACTAAAGTTTATAGACCATGGGGAACATATCAAGTCTTAGATGAAGATGAAAACTTTAAAGTTAAACGCATTGAGGTTTTTAGAGGTGAAAAACTAAGTTTGCAATTACATAAACATAGAGATGAACATTGGACAGTTGTAAAAGGTGAGGGGGTTGTTACTCTGAATAATGATAAAATAAAAGTTAAAGAAAATAGTAAAATATTTATTGAGAAAAATACCAAGCATACAATAGAAAATACTGGTGATGCAACTTTGACTTTTATTGAGGTTCAATGTGGTAGCTATCTAGGTGAGGATGATATTGTAAGATTTGAAGATAAATATGGAAGGGTTTAA